The Nitrospinota bacterium genome segment GGACGGGGCCATGGGTTCGATTCCCATCGCGGGCTCCATAGTATAGAGCTTCATATCCTAAGAATTTGGCTTGTGTGAGTGAAGGAGTGGGTAAATGGCGAAAGAGAAGTTTGAGCGGACAAAGCTGCACGTTAACGTCGGCACGATAGGGCATGTCGACCATGGCAAAACCACGCTGACGGCGTCGATCACGGAAGTGCTGTCGAAGAAGG includes the following:
- a CDS encoding elongation factor Tu, with product MAKEKFERTKLHVNVGTIGHVDHGKTTLTASITEVLSKK